A genomic region of Capra hircus breed San Clemente chromosome 21, ASM170441v1, whole genome shotgun sequence contains the following coding sequences:
- the LOC102171823 gene encoding PRAME family member 12-like, protein MRRVEQRKASIHLCSNKLKIASTPLENIMQVLGIVQLDCIQEVEVNCIWHLSTLAMFAPFLGQMSNIQRLYLSHIHGLAFEEEEEYHHAVQITSQFRRLYHLRDLYLETPSFLEGGLNQMLRCLMTPLENLAITHSLLTDSDLTHLSQCPNISQLKGLDLTGDLLTYSNAERLSVLLEKVAGTLEKLDLNMCGIRDFHLEAILPALSHCSQLKYFSMCGNLLSMAIMEKMLRHTSALPSLNKELYPVPQESLLSRGIRRPQRLAQCRAELFEILKDLGRPRTIWISSISCPQCEGHAFSHPEPIIYQGNILA, encoded by the coding sequence ATGAGGCGGGTGGAGCAGAGAAAAGCTTCCATACACCTGTGCTCTAATAAGCTGAAGATTGCTTCAACGCCCTTAGAAAATATTATGCAGGTCCTGGGTATAGTGCAACTGGACTGTATTCAGGAAGTGGAAGTGAATTGCATTTGGCATCTGTCCACTCTGGCCATGTTTGCTCCTTTCTTGGGCCAAATGAGTAATATACAGAGACTCTATCTCTCCCACATCCATGGGCTAGCAtttgaagaggaggaagagtATCACCATGCTGTCCAAATTACCTCTCAGTTCCGCAGGTTGTACCACCTCCGAGATCTGTATTTGGAGACTCCCTCCTTCCTTGAAGGCGGCCTGAACCAGATGCTCAGGTGCCTGATGACTCCCTTGGAAAACCTTGCTATAACTCACTCTCTCCTTACGGATTCAGACTTGACCCATCTGTCCCAATGTCCAAACATCAGTCAGCTAAAGGGCCTGGATCTGACTGGTGACCTCCTGACGTACTCCAATGCTGAGCGCCTCTCAGTTCTGCTGGAGAAAGTTGCAGGCACACTTGAAAAACTGGACTTAAACATGTGTGGGATTAGGGACTTCCATCTTGAAGCCATCCTGCCTGCCCTGAGCCACTGCTCCCAGCTCAAGTACTTCAGCATGTGCGGAAACCTCCTCTCCATGGCTATCATGGAGAAGATGCTGCGACACACCTCCGCACTGCCCAGTTTAAATAAAGAGCTGTATCCTGTCCCTCAGGAGAGTTTGCTATCTAGGGGAATCCGTCGACCACAGAGACTTGCACAGTGTCGGGCTGAACTGTTTGAGATTCTGAAGGACTTAGGACGTCCCAGGACCATTTGGATTAGCTCTATCTCCTGTCCACAGTGTGAAGGTCATGCATTCTCTCATCCTGAGCCCATTATATACCAGGGAAATATCCTTGCCTAG